The proteins below come from a single Bacteroidota bacterium genomic window:
- a CDS encoding 4Fe-4S dicluster domain-containing protein: MSSRLIVKPNLCIGCRTCELACSFSHSVDGKPGRTRIFALDGGFKDLWVPVTCLQCDDAACVKSCLVDALRRNEETGAIELNDDKCVKCMACVAACPFGCALLDAGHEKVVKCDLCGGDPACARFCPTKALEYKPVQRKARKAG, from the coding sequence ATGAGTTCCCGCTTGATTGTGAAACCAAATCTCTGTATCGGCTGCCGGACGTGTGAACTGGCCTGCTCGTTTTCTCATTCGGTCGACGGCAAACCGGGGCGGACGAGAATTTTCGCGCTCGACGGTGGTTTCAAAGACCTCTGGGTGCCGGTGACCTGTTTGCAGTGCGATGACGCCGCCTGCGTGAAGTCGTGCCTGGTCGACGCCCTGCGGCGCAACGAGGAAACCGGGGCGATCGAGCTCAACGACGACAAGTGTGTCAAGTGTATGGCTTGCGTAGCGGCCTGTCCGTTTGGGTGCGCTCTCTTGGATGCCGGGCACGAAAAGGTGGTCAAGTGCGACCTGTGCGGCGGCGATCCGGCCTGCGCCCGGTTCTGCCCGACCAAAGCATTGGAATATAAGCCGGTGCAGCGCAAAGCCCGAAAAGCCGGTTGA